TCAGCTGGTATTAACCCTTGAGAAGCAGCAGCTAAATCTTTCAAAACATGCACACCAAGATCATTGCCATGCTCCAGAGCATTTAGTTTCGGAACAACTTCGAACCAGGTACACTTGCCCGAACACCAATGTAGTAGActaatttcaattttgaaatcATATCTGCACTTCCGTCACATGCAAACCTtccttattttgaattttcttctatatatatttattgcaTTGTGATCTATTATTTTAATCACTAATGCCCACTTTAGCCATTCATTTGGCCCTTGGAAACGTGCATACATGCATATCTATATCTGCACTTCCGTCAAATGCAATCCTtccttattttgaattttcttttagatataTTTATTGCATTGTGATCTATTATTTTAATCACTAATGCCCACTTTAGCCATTCATTTGGCCCTTGGAAACGTGCATACATgcatatctcaaaaaaatttatgtgagtAAGCCAATTCGTTCATACTTGgcttatataattttagaaacttgCCGTTAATGGATCTTGCATGTTCATTGCCACTAATATCCATCAACTTGTAAGCGTTTTTATCAAAGACCTCGCTGATTAAGAAAGGTCCATCCCAATTAGCAGACCATTTACCCAAATATGGATCTTTAACTCCTATAGGCAAAATAACTTTCCAAACTAAATCCCCAATGGCAAATGACTTTGCCTTAATTCTCTTGTTATATATCTcagatattttttgtttttgtacaaCAATAGAATTTAAAGCTGCCATACGAGCCTCATCTATTTCATCAAGTTCTGCAAACATTGCATCTTGATAATCCAAATGAGTCAATTCATTTTGCCTTGTAATCCTCATTGATCTCACTGTAATCTACATGGGTAAAACTGCATCATGGCCAAAAACTAAAGAATATGGGGTAGTATTTATGCTCATTCTTTTTGAAGTTCTATATGCCCACAATACTTCAGACAACAAATCGTCCCAACTTGTAGGATTTCCAGCCACTATTTTCCTCAAATTATTCTTGATAATCTTATTAGTGGCCTCTGCCTGACCATTTGCCTATGCATAATATGGTGTGGAATTCAAAATTCGAATACCATATTCTTGTGTGAAGGCCTTTACCCTGGTTCCATTAAAGATGGTTCCATTGTCCACTGTTATAGATTGAGGAATTCCAAACCTGTGGACTatcatttcttttataaattgaaTAACATCAAACTCTCTCACTTCCTTAT
This DNA window, taken from Quercus robur chromosome 2, dhQueRobu3.1, whole genome shotgun sequence, encodes the following:
- the LOC126703882 gene encoding uncharacterized protein LOC126703882, with product MDLIGKIRPISRKKNCFIIVATDYFTKWVEAKPYKEVREFDVIQFIKEMIVHRFGIPQSITVDNGTIFNGTRANGQAEATNKIIKNNLRKIVAGNPTSWDDLLSEITVRSMRITRQNELTHLDYQDAMFAELDEIDEARMAALNSIVVQKQKISEIYNKRIKAKSFAIGDLVWKVILPIGVKDPYLGKWSANWDGPFLISEVFDKNAYKLMDISGNEHARSINGWSFLASFLNQPIGLLRINDELEDVFILYAPTLGIMRNYSHDVVQASIESNNFKIMDNLRRHPPEF